A single Anopheles arabiensis isolate DONGOLA chromosome X, AaraD3, whole genome shotgun sequence DNA region contains:
- the LOC120906433 gene encoding NADH dehydrogenase (ubiquinone) complex I, assembly factor 6 homolog — MWCWRAVRYASSGTVRRTASSDASAQNVCLSLVRNHDKENFLCTLLLKNPERRSALAVRAFNVEVAKVSEKVSAGNVGVMPLKFWENTVTTLYRPADGDAGAVPDHPVIRELHRAVREHKLSKRYLQRLVTARANSNLHFVTVKQLEDYAEQAVASVLYLLLEVHGTRNVHCDHAASHLGKAQGIVNLLRSIPYQTRRSAVPIPQELLMAHGVNQERMVRNRPDDKGVEEVTFALASVAFRHLETARGLIRTVPRPVRPIFLPCVSIERYLHRLRLARFHLTDASVMRTDSLLPLVLYWRKLRGNY; from the exons ATGTGGTGCTGGCGGGCGGTTCGATACGCCTCGAGCGGAACGGTCCGCCGTACGGCATCGAGCGATGCCAGCGCACAGAACGTCTGCCTCAGTCTCGTTAG GAACCACGACAAGGAGAACTTTCTCTgcacgctgctgctgaagaATCCGGAGCGGCGCAGCGCGCTGGCCGTGCGCGCCTTCAACGTGGAGGTGGCGAAGGTGAGCGAGAAGGTGTCGGCCGGCAATGTGGGCGTGATGCCGCTCAAGTTCTGGGAAAACACCGTCACCACGCTGTACCGGCCGGCGGACGGGGACGCCGGCGCCGTGCCGGACCATCCCGTCATCCGCGAGCTGCACCGGGCGGTCCGCGAGCACAAGCTGTCCAAGCGCTACCTGCAGCGGCTGGTGACGGCGCGGGCCAACTCGAACCTGCACTTCGTCACGGTGAAGCAGCTGGAGGACTACGCGGAGCAGGCGGTGGCGAGCGTGCTCTACCTGCTGCTCGAGGTGCACGGCACGCGCAACGTGCACTGCGACCATGCCGCGTCTCATCTCGGCAAGGCGCAGGGTATCGTGAACCTGCTCCGCTCGATACCGTACCAGACGCGCCGCAGCGCGGTGCCGATCCCGCAGGAGCTGCTGATGGCGCACGGCGTCAACCAGGAGCGGATGGTGCGCAACCGGCCGGACGACAAGGGCGTGGAGGAGGTGACGTTTGCGCTGGCCAGCGTCGCCTTCCGCCATCTCGAGACGGCCAGGGGGCTGATCCGGACGGTGCCGCGCCCGGTTCGGCCCATCTTTCTTCCCTGCGTCAGCATCGAGCGGTACCTGCACCGGTTGCGGCTCGCCCGCTTTCACCTGACGGACGCGAGCGTGATGCGCACCGATTCGCTGCTGCCGCTCGTGCTGTACTGGCGCAAGCTGCGCGGGAACTACTGA
- the LOC120906432 gene encoding uncharacterized protein CG5902 — MSSSCCGTKKQKLNGNYSSTNGYSTTGTNNAGPQRNGIVDAGGATQNNHNSYHGRGGGQQAQQQQQHQQHQQQLSSSSSSSSSSSSGYNGYMVNGHGNHHLSQQQSSMIGSMPDMCFYCFEVLYRELHNLEEPRTPCFTNDPFPLFVTWKIGKDKRLRGCIGTFSAMRLHSGLREYAITSALRDSRFSPITRDEIQRLTVSVSILQGFEEARGYLDWTLGIHGIRIEFYNERGSKRTATYLPQVATEQGWDQTQTIDSLLRKGGYRAQITPETRRSIKLTRYTSQECQMSYSEYRELLEKQSHYHGQLCKMQC, encoded by the exons ATGTCGTCCAGCTGCTGCGGCACCAAGAAGCAGAAGCTCAACGGTAACTACTCGTCGACCAACGGGTACAGCACAACCGGCACGAACAATGCGGGGCCGCAGCGCAACGGCATCGTCGACGCTGGTGGCGCTACCCAGAACAATCACAACAGCTATCACGGCCGGGGAGGAGGCCAGcaggcccagcagcagcagcagcaccagcaacatcaacaacagttatcctcttcctcgtcgtcgtcgtcgtcgtcctcgtcgggGTACAACGGCTACATGGTGAACGGGCACGGCAATCACCATCTGTCCCAGCAGCAGTCGTCGATGATCGGCTCGATGCCGGACATGTGCTTCTACTGCTTCGAGGTGCTGTACCGCGAGCTGCACAACCTCGAGGAACCACGCACGCCGTGCTTTACCAACGATCCGTT TCCACTGTTCGTGACATGGAAAATCGGCAAGGACAAGCGGCTGCGCGGCTGTATCGGTACCTTCAGCGCAATGCGTTTACATTCAG GACTTCGCGAGTATGCAATAACAAGTGCTTTAAGAGACTCCCGTTTCTCGCCAATCACCCGTGATGAGATCCAAAGACTGACCGTCTCGGTGTCAATCCTGCAAGGCTTCGAGGAGGCGCGCGGTTACCTGGACTGGACGCTCGGCATACACGGCATCCGCATCGAGTTCTACAACGAGCGTGGCTCGAAGCGCACCGCGACCTACCTGCCCCAGGTTGCGACGGAGCAAG GCTGGGACCAAACGCAGACGATCGATTCGCTGCTGCGGAAGGGCGGCTACCGGGCCCAGATCACGCCCGAGACGCGCCGCTCGATCAAGCTGACCCGCTACACCTCGCAGGAGTGCCAGATGTCGTACAGCGAGTATCGCGAGCTGCTCGAGAAGCAATCTCACTACCACGGCCAGCTGTGCAAGATGCAGTGCTAA
- the LOC120906430 gene encoding tyrosine aminotransferase, which produces MKDLVDLPATLHQLNNQRPIKSKRNRWNVAISEFARLTHNPIRAIVEGLNIQPNPSKPLIALSIGDPTTFGNLKPSQETVDAVRQALEDGSGNGYAPANGHLEAREAVARYVQHQGPVTAADVILCSGCSSALDLCISVLGGPGRNILVPKPGFSIYRTLAEGFGIECRTYDLLPERNWEADLVQLEQLIDEQTCALVVTNPGNPCGSVFPRAHLEAIVDIAERHFVPIIADEIYEHFVFPGQEFHAVSTLSQRVPVLSCGGLTKRFLVPGWRMGWIIVHDRDGVFGEVRRGLANLSVRILGSNTLVQRALPAILDNTPNDFFDDLVATLHRHAELAYKGIKQIRGLNPIMPGGAMYMMVGIDVEHFPEFETDLRFVEALVAEQSVFCLPGQCFEYPNYFRLVLTVPEEMIVEAVKRLEEFCEQHYKLDNDLLLQQQNGLLNQMTQL; this is translated from the exons ATGAAAGATCTGGTCGATCTGCCAGCGACGCTTCACCAACTCAACAACCAGCGCCCGATCAAGAGCAAGCGCAACCGATGGAACGTGGCAATATCGGAGTTCGCCCGGCTGACGCATAACCCGATCCGTGCCATCGTCGAGGGGCTGAACATCCAGCCGAATCCGAGCAAGCCGCTGATAGCGCTCTCGATAG GTGATCCGACCACGTTCGGCAACCTCAAACCGTCGCAGGAAACGGTCGACGCGGTCCGGCAAGCGCTAGAGGACGGCAGCGGCAATGGGTACGCGCCGGCGAACGGCCACCTGGAGGCGCGGGAAGCGGTCGCCCGGTACGTGCAGCACCAGGGGCCAGTGACGGCGGCGGACGTGATCCTGTGCAGCGGGTGCAGCAGCGCGCTCGACCTCTGCATCTCGGTGCTGGGCGGGCCGGGCCGGAACATTCTGGTGCCGAAGCCGGGCTTCTCGATCTACCGGACGCTGGCGGAGGGGTTCGGCATCGAGTGCCGGACGTACGATCTGCTGCCGGAGCGCAACTGGGAGGCCGACCTGgtccagctcgagcagctgatCGACGAGCAGACGTGCGCGCTGGTCGTGACGAACCCGGGCAACCCGTGCGGCAGCGTGTTTCCGCGCGCCCACCTGGAGGCGATCGTGGACATTGCCGAGCGGCACTTTGTGCCGATCATTGCGGACGAGATCTACGAGCACTTTGTGTTTCCCGGGCAGGAGTTCCACGCGGTCAGCACGCTGTCCCAGCGCGTCCCGGTGCTGTCGTGCGGCGGGCTGACCAAGCGCTTCCTGGTGCCGGGCTGGCGCATGGGCTGGATCATCGTGCACGACCGGGACGGGGTGTTCGGGGAGGTGCGGCGCGGGCTGGCCAACCTGTCCGTGCGCATCCTGGGCAGCAACACGCTGGTGCAGCGCGCCCTGCCCGCCATCCTGGACAACACGCCGAACGACTTCTTCGACGATCTGGTCGCGACGCTGCAT CGCCACGCCGAGCTGGCGTACAAGGGCATCAAGCAGATCCGGGGCCTCAACCCGATCATGCCCGGCGGCGCGATGTACATGATGGTCGGCATCGACGTGGAGCACTTTCCCGAGTTCGAGACGGATCTACGCTTTGTCGAGGCGCTGGTTGCCGAGCAGAGCGTCTTCTGTCTGCCCGGCCAGTGCTTCGAGTACCCGAACTACTTCCGCCTGGTGCTGACCGTGCCGGAGGAGATGATCGTCGAGGCTGTGAAGCGGCTGGAGGAGTTCTGCGAGCAGCACTACAAGCTGGACaacgatctgctgctgcagcagcagaacggcCTGCTCAACCAGATGACGCAGCTGTGA